The sequence below is a genomic window from Brachyhypopomus gauderio isolate BG-103 chromosome 5, BGAUD_0.2, whole genome shotgun sequence.
TCTcgcactctctccctctctttctctccccttctatctctctctctccttccctttaGGTAGAAGTGGACTGAAGCAATGATGGCAGCTCATAATCACCACAGAGACTGTCCTTGCACTGAAGTATTACAGAAAATTAACAGCCTCACTTATGCTTAACTGAAACCTCTCTGAGGCATATGCTGATCTTTGCACCTTCATTTATCTGACCCGTGTGCCCTTCCGTATCACACTGAGACAAGGATACTTAGTGAAAAGTCTCTCTGCACCAGTGGACAGTAGATCAACCAACCAAAGCCTGTGGGAGACTCTGTAGGATTAGATCTCAATTGCCCCAGCAACAAATGGTTCATTATTTTTGAAGATCTCTGGCAACTACATTTATAAGGACCAATTATTTACAGAGTGGAACTGGGCCAAAATGAAGGACATATCATTTGTGGATTATTTGCTATTAGGGTTTGTGATGGCTACCTTTGTTATTGCTGTGGAAGAGAGAGGTGGTTGTCCGAAGCTTTGTGTATGCGAGAATAGACCCTGGTTTTCCCCCAGTTCCATGTATATGGAGGCCCCTACTgttgactgtaatgatttgggACTTTTTAACTTGCCCTCAGTGTTACCCATTGACACACAAGTTGTTTTACTGCAGTCCAACAACATTGCCAAGATTGAGAAACCTTTGGATTACTTGCCCAATGTCACAGAGATTGATCTTTCTCAAAACAACTTATCCACAGTAAGTGACATTAACCTTGGCCACCTCCCTCAACTCCTATCACTGCATATGGAAGAAAACTGGTTATGCTCCCTACCGGATAACGCTCTTTCCCAACTTATCAACCTTCAGGAACTATACTTAAATCACAATCTCATCTCCTACATCTCACCCAAGGCCTTTCATGGTCTTCATAATTTACTCAGACTGCATCTCAACTCCAACAGACTCCAGGGCATAAGCAATGAGTGGTTTAAGTCCCTGCCTAATCTAGAAATTCTAATGATTGGAGAAAACCCTGTCACCTCTTTACAGGACATGAACTTCCAGCCCTTAAAAAATTTGCGCAGCCTTGTTCTTACCCGGATGAACTTGTCACGGATTCCAGACAATGCACTGGATGGCCTTGACAACCTGGAGAGCATCTCATTTTATGACAATACTTTCCCCGAGGTTCCCCACAGAGCCCTCAGGCATCTGAAGAACCTCAAATTTTTGGACCTAAATAAGAACCCCATTGGTCGAATACAGAGGGGCGACTTTGTGGACATGCTTCATCTCAAAGAGCTGGGAATCAACAGCATGCCGGAGTTGGTATCTATCGATAGCTTTGCTCTGAACAACCTCCCAGAGCTGACTAAGATCGAGGCTACCAACAACCCGAAGCTTTCTTACATTCATCCCAATGCTTTCCACAAGCTTCCCAGACTGGAGACCCTTATGCTGAACGGTAACGCCCTCAGTGCTCTACACAGAATCACAGTAGAGTCTCTTCCCAATCTGCGTGAGGTCAGCATGCATTCCAACCCCATCCGTTGTGACTGCGTTGTACGTTGGATGAATATGAATAAAACCAACATTCGGTTCATGGAGCCCGACTCTTTGTTCTGTGTGGAGCCCCCTGAGTATGAGGGTCAGCATGTGCGGCAGATTCACTtcagagagatgatggagatctGCCTGCCTCTCATTTCCCCAGACAGTCTGCCCACTCAGGTTGCTGTGGACAACGGAAGTTCATTGTCTCTGCACTGCCGGGCCTTTGCTGAACCAGAGCCTGACATCTATTGGGTCACTCCCTCTGGGAACAAAATCTTAGCCAATGGGGTGGCAGATAAGTTTCACATGCATTCTGAGGGCACACTCGACATTTATGACATCACAGAGAAAGAGGCGGGACTGTATACCTGTGTGGCGCATAACCTCGTTGGTGCTGACTTAAGGTCTGTGTCTGTTGAAGTGAACGGACACTTTCCAAAGCCTGTCAATGACTCCCTAGATGTCACCATCCAGTCTGTACAGACCAGCTCTGTCATCGTGTCTTGGAAAGCCTCTCATGGTGGCCTGGCCCCAAACATTAAGTGGTACACCATGCCCAGCACCGAACATCCAACTGTGGCCTTTACTGCCAGGGTCCCATCTGACATGAGGATGTACAATCTCACACATCTCAATCCTGCCTCGCAGTATACGGTGTGTGTGGACATCCACATCATTCACCATAAACACACTATCAAGTGTATCAATGTTACCACTAAGGGATTAGTGCAAGATGATGAGGATATGGAGAAGTGGGATGCGGTTGTGGTGGCTGTGTTTGCTGTGCTCCTCACCATCATCTCACTGGTTTGCCTGCTGATTTGTGTGTCTCTGAGGAACCAGCATATTTATGTAGAGTTAAGGAGATGCCCATCCAACACTGCACTGACAACAGAGACTGGCACACAGTCTCAATTTACAAGGCTCTTGGTTTCTGGGAACAGCATGCCAACTGCTATGGAGGTGAAAGCTACGGTCATAAATGTGTTGGACAATGCCTTCTAAGCAGACCACTCAAAGAACTGCAAAAACCTTAGCAAGGTGACAAGGCACGGAAGGGGAACATGCCATTTCAAATAAGTATCCTTTTGCCTTGACATACAACAAACTATTGGAGGAAGTGTCTTCACATTTAACCAGCGCTCTGTCCCCTACTATGACCCGTCTGAGGTGGCAGTGGTGATAGCAACGTATCCTGTAGGAGGAGGACTATTTGGTCAAATATGGATGGCGATAATTTGGGGTCATGTACCGGGTACAGATGGTAAACAAGTGAAAGAATGGTGTTATTTCCTATAAATGACTGTTAATCTTGTAAACAGTAGTGAAGCAGTCCTTGTGGTCCCAAGCAATACCGTCTGTGCTGTACAACATCCATAGACGTATTAGAGAGGCCAACTATTTGTAAAGGGGAACAACTAGTAGAATAGAAAATTATAGTGAGTATGGTGTAAATTTTTGATGAAATATATCTTTTTTCTATTTAATAGAGGATTTTGACTTTTCATGGCTACAATCGTTATATATTCTATCCAGAAATGTAACACATATCTTCTGTGCAGTAGCCAGGACTGAAACCAATGTGGATTAGCTACAGTATGTAAGAAATAACTTGCATAATGACACATTTGCTGAATAAAACACTGTACAACCTAAACAATATATTTACATTGAGAGATATGTAATCTTATCAGGATTGGGTGTGGCATTGAAATGCCAGCAACAAAACATCAGAGAACATCTCCCAGAAATTTCTGTCAAACGTCATTAAGCCAGGGTAAGTGCCTACTCCAAGACAAAAACAGGACAAAGTCAGAATGTTGCTCATCGTTGTTTATTGTCAGTTGAGTGAAGGACAGAAGTAATGACTGCAGCCTGACAAGCCGATCTCACTTTTATTGAAAATACTATCTCAGTACTTTTATCATTCATATGGTTCAAAAGCATTGCGTTCTTGCTTTGGGTGTTTAAAGTTAAAAGCCATTTTTATAATGACTGTGCTGTCTGTGATATCCAAGCGCACTAGTCAGTGAGACTCTGTGCGAAGAAGAAAATACAGAATAAATGTCAACGTCTTTTTGCAATCAGGGTGTTTTCTAGTCTGCTTTATTCTGAAgtacagagaaagaaagagaggggggggggcatgaaCACAAAGTatgcagagaaacaggacgataaagtgcttctgaatttgtATCAGGAGGAACCAGTTTATTCTCTGGAAACTACACTTCACATCAGTAGAGACAGTGAGTATCTAGCCAGCTATGTCGGACCACACTAAATGCATTCAAGGTACGATAAGTAATTATGCAAAAAAAAGACAATTTGAGTCGTGAACTTGAGTAatgtgctagctagctaactagatCAAAATTGAATTGAAAACAAGGTAATCTACCTTGCCTAAAGCTACCTTGCTAACACCTAATACCTAATACTAGCTAATACCTTGCAAAATTAACTAGGAGCGCTCGGTTAGCAAACTGCCTATATATAACCTACACAGTATATAATCCAATCAACAAGTTAACTAGCTAGTGAAATGCTAACTTGTTAGCTAATGGGTTTCTGGAATTTGCTATGTTTTACATTGCTAAAATATTGCTTTCAAGTGGTGACCATATTATTCGATCCAGATTATTTGCTGGGCATTAGGGGTAAAATGGTTGATTAAAATCAAGATCGATCAATCCTCAGTAGATTCGAAATAGATTTGTAGATTCAATCCTCAGTAGATTCGAAAATATAGCCTATTGATTATTTTCTTCAACGTTGACTCCAGTTTAACATTTAATTAAAGAGGTTAACATTTTAATTTGAATGTTAAAAATTACACAGTGATTGAATTTTTATTTACACAGTTTTTATGTTTGGGGATATAATTTACATGTTATGCAAGCATATATTCATGTCCGCTTCATATTAATTCCCACATAATTTTTGAGCGCAACGTTTTAACAAGGTAAATTGTCAGTGCCAAAAGCACTAAAATATGTTACAAATGTTATGTCAAGAGTTTTTCTTGTCATTGTCATGCCATTTCATCCCACACAATGTCTTGACATATATCTGCAAATATCTGTATCACTTGACAGTATTTATGTCAGCTTGAAATGAAAGTtaacaaagcagcttttatGACAGTCAAGGCATGTTGGATAAgcatttataaatgttttatatatttaggTCATGCAGGTGTCATAAACCTTCTAAACAGAGCTCTTGAGTAAACTGTTACCATCAACATAGTGGTATCCATTACGTTGCAATGACACAATATTCAGGATAATTCAGTAAGCACTGGCCAAGTGTTACCGTTTCATCTACGGCCATGTAACTTAAGTCTCTCACTTAATTTTTTCTCTCacaaagagaaaaataaaaccCTGAAGCAATTAAAGAAACAATTGTCTCAGAAAGACATCCAACTTTTTTTTATTAAGGACCAAAATGCCTATTTCAAATGCAAAAATCACAAGAAAGATGAATGGTTGTCAGAGATAGACAGACACAAAGGATTTATCAGATGACCATACCCATATATCATCAAGGCTTTCAGCACAGCAGGCAAGGCTTTTATAGGCTAGCTATCTGTCAAAGACAAGGGGAGCTAAAATATGACCCAAGCCATCCCCAGCTATTGTCCAGACAGGAAACTTACCATGTCTAAACTCCCTTTACACTAGAGTTGTCTCTCTAGCACACAGCTGGTGAAAATACCCACACAAATAGAAGTGaaaacactcccccccccccccccccccccccacacacacacacacacacacacacatacatacacacacacacaaagaaacataaaaacaaaacaatcaacaacaaaataaaaagcACACAAGTAAACTTCTTCCTGCACTTAGCATAACTTAAGGACAGCTCCACTGTTTTGATCTGCGACAGTATGACTAGCGTGTAAATGGTAGTACCTGTGGGTGTAAGAATAGAGGACAAAATTTCAGTTAGCTTAAATTATGTTGGCAATTGGGCTTTTTCCCCCATACACGTTTGATTTTGGCTGCCTCCTTTTCCAGCTTCTTGCTTGTCCTCACTTCTTGCTTTATCATTcatttctttctcttccttgtgTTCAGTTTGCTGCCAGGTTACAGTCCTCTGCTTCTGCATGTTTTCAGAACCATTCATTTTTGAACCCTCTGGATTGAATTCAAATCAAACACATGAAAAATCTAAATCTAATCTGTTGAGAGGGAGAAATATTAAGAGTTCTATGATATATggtaaaatatattctaaatgaCTATGCATAGCTAAAGTACAAAATTCAATGCCAACCACCCTGATATATACAACGTTTTTCTTTGCATATTAAGCCACTTCTAGACAAACAATTCAATTTAAATACAGACAAAAGCTCACCACAAAAGTGGTAGTGGTTTTGTGCCTAAAATTTAATATTTATGTTATTTGTAACTGACAAGCAGCATTTTACATAGCACAGAATTGCTCCTGAAGTGTCATATTTCTTTAAGGCAGCACCCAGATCCACACACTGACACTTTCACTGTACTGGAATGCCATATGGTTGGTAACAACACGAATATATTTAACCGTGAATTAAGGCTAGTGCAAAATGAATGACTTACAATAAAGCAAAACATTCAGACAAACAATGCCTGAAACGATCATTAATAGCACAGTGCTTCCAAATGGAACAGCCAGTTCACTGCATGCGGCCCCTGCGAGAAAAGAAAGCTGCGCACCCTGGATGTTTATGAACTGCACCCCACTGTACGTATGAGTTATTACCCTATTAAAATATCCAGAGTTATGCTTAGGCATTTTCTGCTACAGGCCACCATTCCAATGAAAAGCTAAATGACAACAATCATTTATAATTCTTCCACTAAAACCCCAGGGTTTTATGTCATTATGGTCCCTATAAGCCACAAGAATCTATCCTAATATCAACTGGAACACTCTCTCGTTGCTCTATTTCTGCTGCCTGAAAATTCCTATTGATGTGCTGTGCTGAAAAACTATTTACAATCACCCCATCATACTGAAATACAATATGATGGCATGATAGGTTCACAAAGTCAGCTTTGGTAGGTTTACTTAGTCCTGTAAATGCAGTCCAATACAAGAGATAAACCTGGACACAATAATATTCTGCATTACccagaaacacagacagacatgcacacacatatattccaGCGACTAGGTTGCTCTACGTTTTTGGTTAAAACTTACAAAGGATAGTTACAAAATAGTGTTACAAAAAAACTGTAGTCGGTTTTTGTCTGGATACTTTATATAAGCCCTCTCAACTCCTACCAACTCCAAAGCTCAAGTATTGGGCTAGTCTATATCCATGTCTGAGT
It includes:
- the lrrn3b gene encoding leucine-rich repeat neuronal protein 3, which encodes MKDISFVDYLLLGFVMATFVIAVEERGGCPKLCVCENRPWFSPSSMYMEAPTVDCNDLGLFNLPSVLPIDTQVVLLQSNNIAKIEKPLDYLPNVTEIDLSQNNLSTVSDINLGHLPQLLSLHMEENWLCSLPDNALSQLINLQELYLNHNLISYISPKAFHGLHNLLRLHLNSNRLQGISNEWFKSLPNLEILMIGENPVTSLQDMNFQPLKNLRSLVLTRMNLSRIPDNALDGLDNLESISFYDNTFPEVPHRALRHLKNLKFLDLNKNPIGRIQRGDFVDMLHLKELGINSMPELVSIDSFALNNLPELTKIEATNNPKLSYIHPNAFHKLPRLETLMLNGNALSALHRITVESLPNLREVSMHSNPIRCDCVVRWMNMNKTNIRFMEPDSLFCVEPPEYEGQHVRQIHFREMMEICLPLISPDSLPTQVAVDNGSSLSLHCRAFAEPEPDIYWVTPSGNKILANGVADKFHMHSEGTLDIYDITEKEAGLYTCVAHNLVGADLRSVSVEVNGHFPKPVNDSLDVTIQSVQTSSVIVSWKASHGGLAPNIKWYTMPSTEHPTVAFTARVPSDMRMYNLTHLNPASQYTVCVDIHIIHHKHTIKCINVTTKGLVQDDEDMEKWDAVVVAVFAVLLTIISLVCLLICVSLRNQHIYVELRRCPSNTALTTETGTQSQFTRLLVSGNSMPTAMEVKATVINVLDNAF